The following proteins are co-located in the Pyxidicoccus trucidator genome:
- the ltrA gene encoding group II intron reverse transcriptase/maturase gives MTKPTISPQELHARIGHRAKSAPTHRFWGLYVHILKPEVLEAAYLEARRNGGAPGQDGITFKHIEEEGRAGFLGAVAEELRTGTYSPRPYRRREIPKEGGKVRVISIPSIRDRVVQGALRLVLEPIFEADFSGSSFGARPGRSAHEAIDTVRQGLRRRRHHVVDVDLKAYFDSIRHVPLLERVARRVQDGEVLALVKQFLQSTGDRGIPQGSPLSPLLANIALNDLDHALDRGRGFLTYARYLDDMVVLTPNSEKGRRWAARALERIRREAEALGVSLNEEKTRTVTITDRSASFAFLGFDFRWKRSPKTGTWYPNTSPRRKKVTEVLRRVRHVLRDSRALAVQSAVAEVNALVRGWVNYFRWGNSYQALDRVKHHVELKVRRFAAKRAKRGGFGWKRWSKDVVYGRWGLFNDYRVRYYAALKAGLPPSGTITPVR, from the coding sequence ATGACAAAGCCCACCATCAGTCCGCAGGAACTCCACGCGAGGATAGGCCATCGGGCGAAATCCGCCCCAACGCATCGCTTCTGGGGACTGTACGTCCACATCCTCAAACCCGAAGTGCTCGAAGCCGCCTACTTGGAGGCCCGGCGAAACGGCGGGGCCCCTGGGCAAGACGGCATTACCTTCAAGCACATCGAGGAGGAGGGACGGGCAGGGTTCCTCGGTGCAGTCGCCGAGGAGCTTCGTACTGGCACGTACAGCCCCAGACCGTACCGACGAAGAGAGATTCCAAAGGAGGGCGGCAAGGTGCGCGTCATCTCGATTCCATCGATTCGAGACCGCGTCGTCCAAGGTGCCCTTCGGCTGGTACTGGAGCCAATCTTCGAGGCCGACTTCTCGGGCAGCTCCTTCGGGGCGCGGCCGGGGCGGTCGGCGCATGAGGCCATCGACACTGTGCGGCAGGGACTGCGGCGGCGCAGACACCACGTCGTCGACGTGGACTTGAAAGCCTACTTCGACAGCATCCGGCACGTGCCGCTGCTGGAGAGGGTGGCACGAAGAGTCCAGGACGGCGAGGTGCTGGCGCTCGTGAAGCAGTTCCTCCAAAGCACGGGGGACAGGGGAATCCCGCAGGGCTCCCCTCTGTCTCCGCTGCTGGCCAACATCGCGCTGAACGACCTTGACCATGCCTTGGACCGAGGACGAGGCTTCCTCACCTACGCGCGGTACTTGGACGACATGGTGGTGCTCACCCCCAACTCCGAAAAGGGACGGAGGTGGGCAGCACGGGCGCTGGAGCGCATCCGCCGGGAGGCGGAGGCACTCGGCGTGTCGCTCAACGAGGAGAAGACGCGGACGGTGACAATCACCGACCGCAGCGCCTCCTTCGCGTTCCTGGGTTTCGACTTCCGGTGGAAGCGGAGCCCGAAGACCGGGACGTGGTACCCGAACACGAGCCCTCGACGAAAGAAGGTCACCGAAGTCCTGCGCCGCGTGCGCCACGTCCTGCGGGACAGCCGAGCACTCGCGGTGCAGTCAGCCGTGGCAGAGGTGAATGCCCTCGTTCGCGGCTGGGTGAACTATTTTCGGTGGGGCAACTCGTACCAAGCGCTCGACAGGGTAAAGCACCACGTCGAGCTCAAGGTGAGGCGGTTTGCGGCGAAGAGAGCGAAGCGAGGGGGATTCGGTTGGAAGCGGTGGAGTAAGGATGTCGTGTACGGACGCTGGGGTCTCTTCAATGACTACCGGGTGAGGTACTACGCCGCCCTGAAAGCTGGCCTCCCACCGAGCGGGACCATAACCCCGGTGAGATGA